The genome window TGCGCCGCCTTATCGACAAGACGCTCAAGCTGATAGGTCGCCTCGGGCCGCCCGGCACCACGATAGGCATCTACTGGCACGGTATTGGTAAAGACCGCCTTAACATTCACGTAAATCAGCGGCGTTTTGTAATTCCCCGCCATCAGCGTGCCGTGCAGCCATGTCGGCACCGAGGGCGCGAAGGTCGACAGATAGGCGCCCATATTGGCATAGGTATCGGTGCGCAGCGCGGTGAAGTTATTCTCGGCATCCAGCGCCAGTTCGATCTTGGTCACATGGTCGCGGCCATGGGCGTCGGACATGAAAGCCTCGGACCGGCTGGAGGTCCATTTCACCGGACGCCCCACCGCCTTTGCGGCAAAGGTGCAAAAGGCTTCTTCTTGATAATGGAAAATCTTTGTGCCGAAACCACCGCCCACATCCGGGGCCACTACGCGCAGTTTGTGTTCAGGGATGCCCAGCACGAAGGCACCCATCAGCAGGCGGATCACATGCGGGTTCTGGCTGGTGGTATAAAGGGTATGGTCCCCCGCCGAACGGTCGTATTCGCCGATGGCTACGCGCGGCTCCATTGGGTTGGCGACAAGGCGGTTATTGACCAGTTCAAGCGTGGTAACATGCGCGGCTTCTTCGAACGCTTTGCTCACCGCGTCTTTGTTTTCTTCAACAAAGCCCCAGTCGTAGCAAAGGTTGCTTGTCAGATCGTCGTGCACCTTGGGCGCATCATCTTTGACCGCTTCTTTCATGTTCACCACGGCGGGCAACTCATCGATATCGACGACGATTGCCTCAGCGGCGTCGCGCGCCTGCGCCAAAGTCTCGGCCACCACGGCGGCGATGGGCTCGCCCACATGACGGACCTTTTCATGAGCGAGAACCGGGTGTTTCGGCTCTTGCATCGGTTGGCCGTGTCTATCGGTGATTTGCCAGCCACAGGGCATGCCGCCGATCTCGGCAAAGTCAGCGCCGGTGAAAATTTTTAGCACGCCGGGCATGTCTTCGGCGGCAGAGGTATCAACCCCCGTCAGCCGCCCATGCGCCACGTCTGAGCGCAGGAAAAACACATGGGTCTGGCGGCGCAGGTTGATGTCATCGGTATAGCGCCCCGACCCGGTGAGAAAGCGCACGTCCTCCCGCCGTTTGCTGCTGGCCCCAATTCCGCTGCTCGGTTCAAAATCCTTTGGCATAATATCCTCCCGTTTGGTGGCGGTGCGGATGCACCTGATCAGTCATGCGGCGCCCGGTTTTGGTGGTCCTCCCTCCGCCATCACCGGTCTGCTCTGCATGACGCTGCTTCCGACGTTACTCTGCCGCCAGCGCGCTGACCTCTTGGCCGCTGGCCGCCATGATCGCTTTGACGATGTTGTGGTAGCCGGTACAGCGGCAGATGTTGCCGTCAAGGTAATGGCGCACCTCGGCCTCGCTTGGTTTGGGGTTGTCCTTGAGCAGGGCCGCCGCCGACATCACCATGCCTGGCGTGCAAAATCCGCATTGCAGCCCGTGGTGATCCTGAAACGCCTGCTGGATGGTGTTGAGCGTGCCATCGGGGGCCGCCTGCCCTTCGATGGTCGCAACCTCAGCGCCGTCGGCCTCGATCGCGAACATGGTGCAGGCTTTGACCGCATTGCCATTCACATGCACCACGCAGGCCCCGCATTGGCTGGTGTCACAGCCCACATGGGTGCCAGTGAGTTCCAAATCATCGCGCAAAAATTGCACCAGCAGCGTGCGGCCCTCAACCTCTCCTGACGCGGGTTTGCCGTTCACGGTCATCTTGACCTGTGTCATGTTCTTCCTCCCAGTCTGACGCTTGTTAGAGGCAGTTAAGCACGACAAGCCCTAGTTGAGAACACATATTTTCGACGGCCTGCGTCTCAGCCGCCGCGCGCGCTTTTGCCAGGATTGCGCGGCTGTGGGCGGGTCGGGATTTCTTTTAGCAACCCACCAACGCCCATTGCCGCGATATCCGCGCTGGTGACCGGAATGCCGCAGACCAACCTTGAGAGCACCCAATCCGCCCCGTTAAGCGCCGGCGAACGTGCGCAGCCCGGCAGGCCAATCACCGGGCGCTGCCCCAGATGACCGAGGAACAAAAGATTGCCGGGATCGACCGGCATCCCGAACCGCTCAACCTCACCGCCCGCCTGTCGCAAGGCAGAGGGGGCGATGTCGTCAATATCAGATGTGGCAGACGCGGTGAGTACAAGGGTCAGATCGGTCTGTGCGGCGGCGAGTGCCTTTGTCAACGGCGCAGATCGATGTGGGACCATAACAACGTCATTCAACGTGACCCCAAGCGCATCCAGCCGCCCCTCGACCGCCACGCGCCCCTTGTCGCCTGCCCCGCCCGGCACATCCGTGATGATCAGCGTCGCATCGCGAAGTTTTCGTTTTGCCAGACGCAGCGCTGCCTTTCCGGCTGCGGCGCAGGCGGCGTCAACGGCTTCCT of Sulfitobacter sp. DSM 110093 contains these proteins:
- a CDS encoding xanthine dehydrogenase family protein molybdopterin-binding subunit — its product is MPKDFEPSSGIGASSKRREDVRFLTGSGRYTDDINLRRQTHVFFLRSDVAHGRLTGVDTSAAEDMPGVLKIFTGADFAEIGGMPCGWQITDRHGQPMQEPKHPVLAHEKVRHVGEPIAAVVAETLAQARDAAEAIVVDIDELPAVVNMKEAVKDDAPKVHDDLTSNLCYDWGFVEENKDAVSKAFEEAAHVTTLELVNNRLVANPMEPRVAIGEYDRSAGDHTLYTTSQNPHVIRLLMGAFVLGIPEHKLRVVAPDVGGGFGTKIFHYQEEAFCTFAAKAVGRPVKWTSSRSEAFMSDAHGRDHVTKIELALDAENNFTALRTDTYANMGAYLSTFAPSVPTWLHGTLMAGNYKTPLIYVNVKAVFTNTVPVDAYRGAGRPEATYQLERLVDKAAHELGVDPIKLRRQNFVTEFPYATPVAVEYDTGDYNATMDKLEEIADHAGFEARRKQSEAKGKLRGFGVNCYIEACGIAPSNLVGQLGARAGLYESATVRVNATGGLVVMTGSHSHGQGHETSFAQVVADMIGIDENMVEIVHGDTARTPMGMGTYGSRSLAVGGSAMVRATEKIIAKAKKIASHLLEASEGDIELKDGAFSVAGTDKSVAWGDVTLAAYVPHNYPLEEIEPGLEETAFYDPSNFTYPAGAYACEVELDPETGHVTVERFTAADDFGNVVNPMIVTGQVHGGLAQGIGQALLENCAYDEDGQLLSASYMDYAMPRASDLPFYDVDHSCQTPCTHNPLGVKGCGEAGAIGSPPAVVNAVLDAMRSGGKDIGHIDMPVSPARVWEAMHG
- a CDS encoding (2Fe-2S)-binding protein, producing MTQVKMTVNGKPASGEVEGRTLLVQFLRDDLELTGTHVGCDTSQCGACVVHVNGNAVKACTMFAIEADGAEVATIEGQAAPDGTLNTIQQAFQDHHGLQCGFCTPGMVMSAAALLKDNPKPSEAEVRHYLDGNICRCTGYHNIVKAIMAASGQEVSALAAE
- a CDS encoding molybdopterin-binding protein, which codes for MRFGPVPLSDALGATLAHSVVVSSGRLRKGRVLAQEDIAALEQAGIQEIIVARLDPGDIDENTGAAQLAKALCGPGLRISDPFTGRVNLLAEGPGVVMMGRAALEAVNAVHPMITLATVPPFQQMTENGMVATIKIISYAVPQEAVDAACAAAGKAALRLAKRKLRDATLIITDVPGGAGDKGRVAVEGRLDALGVTLNDVVMVPHRSAPLTKALAAAQTDLTLVLTASATSDIDDIAPSALRQAGGEVERFGMPVDPGNLLFLGHLGQRPVIGLPGCARSPALNGADWVLSRLVCGIPVTSADIAAMGVGGLLKEIPTRPQPRNPGKSARGG